CGACGATCAAGGCGCTGGCCAGCGGTGAACTGTCGGCCACGGAATGCGTCGAGGCCGCTCTCACGCGAGTCTCCGTCGTCGAGAATGACGTGCATGCATGGGTTGACCTGGACGAGGAAGGTGCCCGCTCACAGGCTCGGTTACTGGACAAGCTGCCGGCCGGACAACGCGGCCCACTGCACGGTCTTCCGATCGGGGTCAAGGACATCGTCGACGTGCGTGGCCTTCCGACGCGCTGTGGCTCAGCCGCCACGTCGGACGGGGCCGCCTCGTCGGACGCGGCCATCGTGCGGGCGCTGCGCGAGGCCGGGGCCGTGATCCTGGGCAAGACCGTCACCACGGAGTTCGCGTACTTCTCCCCGGGTCCCACGGCCAATCCGCGTCATGTCGGGCACACGCCGGGCGGGTCGAGTTCGGGTTCGGCGGCGGCTGTCGCTGCCGGTATGACACCTCTGGCGATCGGTACCCAGACCGCGGCGTCGGTGACACGTCCCGCCGCATACTGCGGAGTTTTCGCGGTCGTGTTGCCCCACGGCCTCATGGGAACCGACGGAATAGCGGGCCTGGCCGAGTCTCTGGATGCTCCGGGCTTTCTGGGCAGCGATGCGCTCGGTCTCGCGGCTGTGCTCGAGGCGATCCTGCCGCCGGCTACCAAAGACCCTTCGCCACAGCCGATCTCGACGGTGCTGGTCTGGCGGCCAGGGGCACCGTTCGGTGTGCACCACGAAATGCTCACCGCGGTCGACCGAATCGCCGAACATGCCAGGCAGCTAGGGCTGGCAGTGGAGGAAATCGACTTCGACGCGCAAGCGGTCGCCCTCGTGGAGGCTCATCGCCGGATCATGGCGTACGAGGCCGCACGTCAGAGCCGAGCCGCCACGATGCCCAGGGGCTCTTTGAGTCCCACCCTGCAGGAATTGCTGGACGACGGTGCGTCGCTGGACCACACGAGCTACGAGCTGGCGACCGAGTGTGTACACACCGCTCGACAGGAGATCGTCCACCGACTCGGCTCGGGGGACGCCGCGATCCTGGCGCCCGCCGCCCAGGGCACAGCGCCAGAGGGACTCTCGGCCACCGGCAACCCGATCATGAGCAGACCGTGGCAGGCACTCGGTCTGGCCACCACCACATTCCCCGCCGACTTCTCCGACGGCCTCCCGCTGGGAGTCCAACTCGTCGGCACCGGCGACGGTCGTGCGCTCCTGCGGCTGGCCGACTCCCTGTGCCGCCCGAGGTGAGCGTCGCGCCCCCACCGCGCGTT
Above is a window of Mycolicibacterium baixiangningiae DNA encoding:
- a CDS encoding amidase; translated protein: MHTSTHSDVSADFALLPTIKALASGELSATECVEAALTRVSVVENDVHAWVDLDEEGARSQARLLDKLPAGQRGPLHGLPIGVKDIVDVRGLPTRCGSAATSDGAASSDAAIVRALREAGAVILGKTVTTEFAYFSPGPTANPRHVGHTPGGSSSGSAAAVAAGMTPLAIGTQTAASVTRPAAYCGVFAVVLPHGLMGTDGIAGLAESLDAPGFLGSDALGLAAVLEAILPPATKDPSPQPISTVLVWRPGAPFGVHHEMLTAVDRIAEHARQLGLAVEEIDFDAQAVALVEAHRRIMAYEAARQSRAATMPRGSLSPTLQELLDDGASLDHTSYELATECVHTARQEIVHRLGSGDAAILAPAAQGTAPEGLSATGNPIMSRPWQALGLATTTFPADFSDGLPLGVQLVGTGDGRALLRLADSLCRPR